CTGTTCTGGAACGAGATCGAGGACGCCATCGTCAATGTGACCGTGGGTCAGGGCCCGGCGACCTTCCCGCGCGCCGGCTTCATCCCGGCCGGCGGGGTGCTGCGCCAGCGCCAGAACGCCGGAACGATCGAGGCCTGGGGCGTCGAGCTGAACGGCTCCGCCTCGGTCTCGGAGCGGCTGTCCCTGACCGGCGCGGTCGCCTGGACCGACGCAGAGGTCGATGGGGGATCGGCCGCGCCGCAGTTGACCGGTCTGCGCCCCGCCCAGGCCCCGGAATGGAGCGCGACGGCCGGTCTCGACTGGCGCGCGACCGACCGGCTGACCCTGATCGCGGCCGCCCGCTATGAGTCCGACCGGTTTGACGACGATCTGAACAGCCGGGTGCTGGAAGCCGCCGTCACGCTGGACGCGCGGGCGGAATGGGCCGTGAATGACCGCGCCATGGTCTATGTGGCGCTCGACAACGTCACGGACGAGGACGTCGAGGTCGCCGAAACCGGCCTGGGCATCGCCGGCTATGGTCCGCCTCGCACCCTCAGCGCGGGGCTGCGCCTGACCTACTGAGAGGCTGCGACCGAGCGGCGCTATCGTCGCTATTGAAAACCGTTCGCAACAATGGCACAGCCGTTGGCGTGACCGATCTCGCAGCTCCTCGTCCAGCCGAACGGACCGCCAAGCCCAGGGCGGCCGTGAACGCGCGCCGGTCGTTCTGGCTGAAGCAGCTGCACCAGTGGCACTGGATTTCGGCGGCCGTCAGCCTGGTGGGCATGATCCTGTTCGCCGTCACCGGCATCACCCTGAACCACGCGGCGTCGATCCCGGCCGAGCCGGTCGTCAGCGAGCAGACCGCCGTCCTGCCCGCGCCGCTGTTGCAGCGGCTGGAGGGCTTCCCGGCCGAGACCACCGACCCCGTGCCGGACGCCGTGGCGCGCTGGGCCTCCGACGCCCTGGACGCCGAGATCGCCGGGCGCGCCAGCGAGACCACGCCCGAGGAAATCTACGTCGCCCTGGCCATGCCGGGCGGCGACGGCTGGGTCACCATCGATCGGGAAACCGGCGATGCGTTGCGGGAAAAGACCACGCGCGGCTGGGTCGCCTACCTCAATGACCTGCACAAGGGCCGCAACGCCGGCGCCGTGTGGTTCTGGTTCATCGACGTCTTTGCGGTGGCCTGCGTAATTTTCGCGGTCACGGGATTGGCGCTGTTGTGGCTGCACGCACGCGGCCGACCATCGACCTGGCCGATCGTGGGCCTCGGCCTCCTGACCCCCGTCGTTATCGCCCTTCTGTTCATCCACTGACGAGTTCGCCCATGCGCCTGCTTCCCATCGTCATATCCACCGCAGGGCTCGCCGCCGCCGCACCCGCCTTCGCCGCCGACGTCTCGGTGGCGGTGGAGCTGCCGCGCATCGCCACCGCTTCCTACCACCGGCCCTATGTCGCCATCTGGATCGAAAAGCCGGACCAGACGGCGGTCCAGACGTTGGCTGTCTGGTATCAGCAGACCCGCAACAACGAGGGCGACGGCAAGGACTGGCTCAAGGACCTGCGCACCTGGTGGCGCAAGGGTGGGCGCGCCATGACCATGCCGGCCGACGGGATCTCCGGCGCTACCCGCGCGGCCGGCCGCCAGTCGATCACCGTGCCCGCCGCCCGCCTGCGGGGCCTTCAGCCCGGCCAGTACACCATGGTGGTCGAGGCGGCCCGCGAACTGGGCGGCCGAGAAGTGGTGCGCGTGCCGTTCCGCTGGGGCGCCGCCAACACAGCCAACGCTTCCGGCTCTTCCGAACTCGGCGCCGTGCGCGTCACCGTCTCCCGCTAAGGACCCGCAGTCATGAAGAAGACCCTCGCCCTCCTGTCGCTCGCCGCCGCCCTCGCCGCCCCGCTCAGCGCCCAGGCGCACCGCGCGTGGCTGGCCCCCACCTCCACCAGCCTGTCGGGGACCGACGCCTGGGTCGGCTTTGACGCCGGCATGTCCAACGGCGTCTTCATCCCGGATCACGCCGCGATGCGGCTGGACAATCTGGTGGTCACCGGACCCGACGGCTCAAAAATCCAGCCCGAGCACATGATGCAGGGTCAGTACCGCTCGACGTTTGACGTGCACCTGACGCAGAACGGCACCTACAAGATCGCCAACGTCGGCTCGGGCCTGATGGCCAGCTATATGCTGAACGGCGAGCGCAAGCGTTGGCGCGGTCCGGCCAGCGATTATCCGTCCGCCTTGCCGGCGGGCGCGACGGAGGTTCAGGCGAGCCGCAACAACAGCCGGGTGGAGACCTTCGTCACCCTGAACGCGCCGAACGAGACGGTCTTCCAGACCACGGGCGAAGGGCTGGAGCTGGTTCCGGTCACCCATCCGAACGACCTCGCGGCCGGCGAGGCGGCGACGTTCAAGTTCCTGCGCGACGGCCAGCCGGCGGCGGACCTCGACGTCACGGTGGCGCGCGGCGGCCTGCGCTATCGCAACGCGCCGGAGGAAATGACGGTCAAGACTGGCGCGGACGGCGCCTTCACCGTCACCTGGCCGGAACCCGGCATGTACTGGATGAACGCGGCAGTGCGCACCGAGGCTCAAGGGCAGACCCTGGCCTCCAACACCTCCTACGTCGGCGTGGTCGAGGTCCTGCCCTGACCCGAGAATCGAAAGCCGCGCCGCCGATCGTCAGCATCGGCGGCGACGTGGCGCCCGACAGCGAGGGCAATCGCGTCCTGATCCCGGTGGGCGTCGGCCTGCCCGAGCGGCCGCCCAGCGACATCGTCTGGAGCCTGTCGGGCGCCAGCATGGGCACGACCTGGAACGCGCGGGTCATCGCGCCCGCGGGCGCCGACAAGGCCGGGGTCCAGGCGGCCATCGAGGCCGAACTGACCGAGGTGGTCGCCCTGTTCAGTCCCTGGGAGCCGTCCAGCGAGATCAGCCGGTTCAACACGGCCCCGGCCGGCATGTGGGCGGTGTCGCAAGGGTTCTGGGACCTGGTGGATGCCGCCATGGACCTGGGCGACGAAACAAACGGGGCGGTCGATCCCACGCTGGGCGCCCTGGTCGACCTGTGGGGGTTCGGCCCGCCGGGTCCGCGCTCGCCGCTGCTGCCCACGCCCGCTGACGATGAGATCGAGGCCGCGCTGAAGGTCTCGGGTTGGGGACGCCTGCGTCTGAACCGCGAGGCGCGCGGCATGATGCAGCTGGGCGGCATGCGGCTGGACGTTTCGGGCATCGCCAAGGGCCATGCGGTGGATCGTGTGTCCAACCGCCTCCACGCCATGGGCGCCACCTCGCACCTCGTCGAGATCGGCGGCGAGCTGAAGGCGCGAGGCGTCAAGCCGGACGGCCAGCCCTGGTGGGTCGAGATCGAGCAGCCGGAGGGCTCGCCCGCGCCCCGCACCGTCTGCGCCCTGCTCGATCTGGCGGTGGCGACCTCGGGCGACTACCGCCGGGCGTTCGAGCACGGCGGGCGGCGTTATCCGCACACCATCGACGGCTCCACCGGCCGGCCGGTGGACAACGGCCTGGCCTCGGTCACGGTGTTTCACCCCGAGGCGATGAAGGCGGACGCCTACGCCACCGCCCTGATCGTGATGGGGCCGTTCGAGGGGCCCGAGTTCGCCCGCGACCTGGGCCTGGCGGCGCACTTCGTCGAGCGCACGCCCCGCGGCCTGATCGAGCGCATGACCCCGGCCTATCAGGCGATGATGGACGAGGGCGCGTGACGGGCGATCCCGTTCGTCTGCTGTGGACGCTTGTCGCCTTGCTGCTGTGGCTGGCGCTGGTCGCGGCCGTGGCCTGGCGCGAGGCGCGCGCCCGACGCCGCTCCGCGCCGCGGGCCTCGCCGCGAGCCGAGGGCGAGACGGTACTCGTGGCCTTCGCCAGCCAAACCGGCTTTGGCGAGGAACTGGCCGTGATGACGGCGGAGACGCTGAGGCGGGGCGGCAGCGCGGTTCGCATGACGCCGCTGGACCAGGTCGATACCGAGACGCTCAGGACCTGCGGCCGCGCGCTGCTGATCGTCTCCACCACCGGCGAGGGCGACCCGCCGGACAACGCCGCGCGCTTCGTGCGGCGGGTGATGACGGATGAGGCGGACCTTTCGGGCGTCCGCTACGGCCTGCTGGCGCTGGGTGACCGCGACTATGACCAGTTCTGCGGCTTCGGCCATGCGGTCGATGGCTGGCTGCGTCGAGCGGGCGCCGAACCGCTGTACGACCTGGTCGAGGTGGACAACGGTGACGCTGGCGCGATCCGCCATTGGCAGCATCAGCTGAACGCCCTGACCGGCGCCGTCGACGAGCCCGACTGGACCCCGCCGGCCTATCTGCCCTGGCGGCTGACACATCGCATGCTGCTGAACCCTGGCAGTCCGGGGGGCGAAGCCTATCACCTGCGGCTGGAACCAATCGACCATGCGCCGGAATGGCGTGCGGGCGACATCGCCGAGGTGGGCGTGCCGGCGTCAGACGCGCATCCGGCGCCGGGCGCCCGCGAATATTCCGTCGCCTCCTTGCCCGCCGACGGCGGCGTCGAGTTCGTGATCCGGCTGGCTCGCCATGCAGACGGAACGCCCGGGCTGGCGTCCGGCTGGCTGACGCAGGACTGCCCGCTCGGCGGCGAGGTGGCCATGCGGCTGCGCGCCAACAGCGGCTTCCACGGACCGGCGCGTAAGACGCCGATGATCCTGATCGGAAATGGCACCGGCCTTGCGGGCCTGCGCGCCCACATCAAGGAACGGCCGACGGGTTGCGAGACCTGGCTGCTGTTCGGAGAACGCACGCGGGCGCACGACGCCTTTTTTGAGGACGAGCTTCGAGGCTGTCTGGCGACGGGCTTCCTCACGCGGCTGGATCGCTGCTTCTCGCGTGACGAAGGTGACGGGCGCTACGTCCAGGACCTGATCGCCGCCAACGCCGACGAGATGCGCGTCTGGATCGCGCGCGGCGCGGCCGTCTATGTCTGCGGCAGCCTGGAGGGCATGTCGCGCGGCGTACACGCCGCGCTCGAGACCATGCTTGGCGAAGAGGCCGTCATCCAGCTGATCGAGGACGGCCGCTACCGGCGCGACGTCTACTGAAGCCGGTCACTTCTGGCGTGGACTTTCCAGGCCCTCATAGGTGGTGACCAGCTTGCCGTCTCGGCGCGCCCGCACCGCCCGCGCCAGCTGCTCGGCGGCGATCCGCACCTCGGCCTGAATGTCGGTGTCTTTGTCCAGCGCCTCGTGGCTGGTGGCGTAGGGCTCCCAGTAACCGATGTAGCGGTCGAGTTCGGCGTCCGGCCCTGCGGGCTGCAGCTTCATGAACCGCAGCCAGTCCGACAACGAACGCCGCACGTTCTCGGCCCCCTCGACGTCGCCGTGCACCACGACGGAGAACTGCCGTCCCTCCAGGTGGCGGGGATAGTCCCACCCGTCCAGCTCGATCTGCTTGGCCTCCCTGGCGTCCTTGCCGTGGGTCGAGGACGGATCGGGATTGCCGCCGTCGCAGCACACCATCCGGTCCATCATCAGCTTCATCGGGCTGGACACCTGGTACCAGTTGACCGGCGTGACCAGGAAGATCCCGTGCGCCTCGACCCACATCGGATAGATGTCGTTCATCCAGTCGTGGACCTGGCCCAGCGAGTAGTTGGGATAGCAGCTGCACGGGAAGTGACACAGCGCCGCCGCCGTCGAGAAGCAGGCCTTGCACGGATGGATTTCACGCCCGAACTCGCTGGTCAGGCGCGACAGGTCCAGCACCGTGGTTTCAAAGCCGTTCTGGCCGTCGAACACCTCTTGCGCGATCTGTGTCAGTCGCCAGCTCTTGGACATTTCGCCCGGGCAGCTGTGCTCCGAGCGCGACGAGCCGTTGACCAACAGGATGCGCATCGGCCCCTCGGGATCGGCGTGGCGGGCCTTGGCCGCCTGGATCATGTCGTTGGCGGCGATCCAGTCGACAGCGAGGTCGTAGTCGGGATCGGCGAATCCGTCGCCCGCCTTGCGCGTCACCGGCGACTTGCGCTGGTTCTCGTAGGCGTCCCAGGCCACCGCCACGATGCGATCGACCTCGGCCTTCAGCCCGTCGAATGCCGGATCGTGAAAACGGCTGCGATAGCGGGCCTCGAAATCCTCGCGGTTGAGCCGTGGCGACGGCATGCCCTTGCGCGGCTCGGGCGCGGCCTGCGGCGATGATGAGTCCATGAAGAGGGCTTTCTGCTTGATTGTGCATGGAAACGCTCAGCTTGGCCGGGGTGTTCCTGAGGTGCGCCGGAACCAGCCTTCCGCGCGGCTGTTCCTTGGCCAGACCGGTCAGGAGAAAGCCCAATGAGAATCCGCGACGTGATGAGCCGTGACGTCCGCATCGCCCGCCCCGGCGACACCCTGCAGGACGTTTCGCAATGGATGGCCGAAGGCGACTTCGGCTTCGTGCCCGTGGCCGACGGCGACCAGCTGATCGGAACCCTGACCGATCGAGACATCACCGTGCGGGCGGTGGCGCGGGGCGCGGGGCCCGGCTCCTCCATAATGGAGTTCATCAGCCGCGAGGCCTGGACGCTGAGGGACGATGACGACCTCAAGGTCGGGCTTGACCTGATGGCTGAGCGCCAGGTGCGCCGCGCCCCCGTAATCGACAAGCATGGTCGGCTGGTCGGCGTTGTCTCGCTGGGCGACCTGTCCACGCGGGTGAAGGAAAAGTACGCCGGCGAGGCGCTGGAAGACATCTCGCGCGGTTGATCCGCCCGGCTTAACCACATCGGCACACCGGCCGCTAAGGCGTGAAGGCCTAAGTCTCGGCCATCACGGTGGAGACGTCGATGGCGCGCGCGCAGTTCCAGAAGGGGCAAAAGGTCTGGGTCGAATGCGTCGGCGCCTGGGCCCAGATCGAACAGGTTCAGCCCGTCTGGGCCAAGGGTTTCGATGAGCCTGTTCGGGTGACCTATGATGTGGGTCTGGGTCGCGACTTCGCGGCCTCCGAGCTGTTCCTGCCCAGCGAAGACCCCGCCTCGACCGATCTCGGAAGCTGGCGGCTGCTGCGTGCGCGCAACAAGTGGCAGACGCCGGAGGACTGCGTTCACCACCCCTATCCGGGCACCTATCCGGTGGTGGTGACCGATACGGCCGACTGGGGCGGATGGCGCGTCCCAGGCGCCGAATACGACCGCGATCCGGCCAAGATCGAGGCGCAGGCTCGGCTCATCGCCGCCGCGCCCGCCCTGATGCAGGTGGTGCGATCGCTGATCGATCTGGTGTCCGAAACGCCGGACGATGCGCCGCCGGCCGTGCTGACCCTGGCGCGGGACGCCCAAGCCGCGCTGAAACCGGTCACCAGCGTGCTGGAAACGCCTGCATCCGTCGAGGGCCCGACCGAGGCGCGCGCCGCCTGACGCGATTTGGTTAACGAACCCTCGACAGGAATCGCCGATACAGCCTAGATTCCCCGCATCACTGATTTGGTCCGGAGATCGCCTTGCGGGGCATGGAGCGCCGCGTAACAAGCCAGGGGCGGCGGGCCTCTGACCAGGCGCCGGGCTCTCCGGCCTGGCTGCGCGTGGCCGTGCTGGCGTTGGCGCTGGCGATCACCGCCTATGTGATGCTGACGTCGCGGCAGGCGACGCGACCCGCGCGCGACATACAGGCCTATCAGGAACTCGCGGTGGCTCAGGACGCCCGGCTGCTGGCGGCGGAGACCCGCGCCCTGCTGCTGCAGAGCGACGCCCCGGCGGACCGCGTGGCTCAAGCCCTGCCCCGCCCCGCCGGTGCGCCGGTCGGCGCCGAGTTGCGGCTGGTCGACGGCGAAGGCCGCATCGTCGCCTCCACCCGGATCGGCGAGGACGGACAGGCGCTGGCGGAGGCTCTGGGCGCAGCGGCTCCACCCGCCGATGGACAAGCGGCGCCGCTCGAGATCAGGGGCGAGCCGACGCTGGCGGCCAGCGTTCCCGTCGGCGCGCGCGGGCTGTTCGCCGTCGCCACCCGGCCTTCGCCCGGCGGAGACGGAATAGTCGACGACCTGTGGCTGCTGGTCACGCCGCTCCTGCTTGGACTGGGCGTGCTGATCCTGATGACAGTCCAGCACTTTCGCCGTGCGCAGGAAAGCCGCGCCTGGGCCGCGTCCGAGCGCCGCTTCCGGGTCGCGGTCGAGGCCGCGCGCTGCGGCGTCTGGGAATGGGACCTCCAGGGCGAGGAGGTCACGCTGTCCGACTTCATGGCTGAGATGCTGGGCTTCGACGCGGGCGGCGTCGCCAGCGCCGCGAGCGTGCTGGCGCGCGTCCATCCCCGCTATGTGGAAGAGGTCAAGCACGCCCTGCGCCAGGCGGCGGCTTACGGCGCCTTCGAGGTCACCTTTCCTGTCGCCGACGCAGCCGGCAAGGCGCGCTGGATCGATGCGCGCGGCCAGGCGCGCGGGGCGCGCGGCGAGGAAGGCTTCTCATCCATTTTGGGCGTCGCGCTGGACATCACCGAGGCGCGCCGCTCGAAGGCCCAGGCCCAGGCCGCCGAAAGCCGTCTGCGCGACGGTGTGGAGAGCATCTCCGACGCATTCGTGCTGTTCGACCGACAGGACCGGCTGATCCTGTGGAACGACGCCTTCCGCGACGCCTTCGCCCTGGGACCCGACATCGTGCGGCGGGGCGCCCTGAAGGACGAGCTGAACCGCATCGCCGCCCTGGCCATCAAGTCCGACCACAGCGCGACCGACGGTCGGGTCGGCGCCCGCGAGGTGGAGTTGCACGACGGCCGCTGGCTGCAGCTGAACGAGCGGTTCACCTCAGATGGCGGCTCGGTGATCACCGCCGCCGACATCACCGCCATCAAGCTGAAGGAGGCCGAGCGTCAGCGCGCGGTGGACGTGCTGCGCCTGACGGTTCGGGAGCTGGAATCCAGCCAGGAGAAGCTCAGCCTGCTGGCGCGCAAATACGAGGTCGCCAAGACCCGCGCCGAGGCGGCCAACCAGGCCAAGTCCGAGTTCCTGGCCAACATGAGCCATGAGTTGCGCACGCCGCTGAACGCCATCAACGGCTTTTCCGAGATCATGGCGGGCGAGATGTTCGGGCCGCTGGGCCATCCGAAATACAAGGGCTACGCCGGCGACATCCACCGCTCGGGCCAGCATCTGCTCAGCCTGATCAACGACATCCTCGACATGGCCAAGATCGAGGCCGGCAAGATGACGCTGCACTACGAGCCGGTGTCGGTGGCCGAGGCGTGCGAGGACGCGGTGCGGCTGATGCGCGGCAAGATTGAGGATGCGCGCCTGCGCTTTTCGCTGCACGCCGATCCGACGCCCGAGATCGAGGCCGACTATCGCGGCGTCAAGCAGGTGCTGCTGAACCTCCTGTCGAACGCGGTGAAGTTCACGCCGGAAGGCGGCGCCATCACCCTCAGCGTGCGTCAGATCATCTCGGACGATGGCGAGGAGCGCGTGCGGGTCTCATGCGCCGACACCGGCATCGGCATCGCCGCAGAGGATATCGAGCGGCTGGCGCAGCCGTTCGAGCAGGTCGAGGGCCAGCATTCGAAGACGACGCAGGGCACGGGACTGGGGCTGTCGCTGACCAAGGCGCTGGTCGAACTGCACGGCGGCGCCCTGACCATCGAAAGCGAACTGGGCGCCGGCGCAACCGTCAGCTTCGAGTTGCCCGTTCGCCGGCCGGATGACAAATCGACGCAGAACCAGCCGCCGCTTCAGGCCCGCGCGGCCTGAACATCCCGGTCGACAAGTCGCCGGCGGATGCTAGGGAAAGGCGCGCCCCAGGTATCGCCACGCGCGCTGGAACCGTAACGGGCCAAGGCCGCTTCGAGACCTCATGATCGACGACCCTACGGACTCGCTCGCCCCTCGGGCGACCTCCGCCCATGCGACAGCCGATCGCCGGGAGGCGATCCTGGACAGCGTGCTGGGCTTTGCGATCATCGGCATGGATCGCGATGGCGCCATCCGCGAGTGGAATCCTGGCGCAACCGCCGTCTTCGGCTGGACGGCCGAGGAGGCGACAGGTCAGCCGGTCGGCCTGATCTTCACGCCCGAGGATCTGGCGATCGACCGTCCCGGCGAAGAGATGCGGCTGTGCCTCAGCGATGGCCGCGCCAACGACGAGCGATGGCACATCCGCAAGGACGGCGCGCGCTTCTGGGCCTCCGGCGAGATGACGCCGCTGTTCGGAGCGGATGGCGTCCACCTGGGTTTCGTCAAGGTTGTTCGGGATCGAACATCGGAACACGAGGCCGGAGAGGCCCTGAAGGAAGCCGAAGAGCGGCTGCGGCGCGCCCAGGAAGCCGGGGGCGTCGGCCTGTTCTGGGTTTCGGCGGCGGACAACGTCATCCATACGACGCCCGAGTTCTGTCGCCTCTACGGCATGCCGGAGGCGTCGCAGGCGCCGGCGGAGGCCTTTGAGCGCCTGGTCATCTCCGACGACGTCGAACTTGTTTCCAACGCCCTGAGCCGGCGCACCGGCGAGGCCCTGCTCGATGTCGAGTACCGCATTCGGCGAGCCGACGACGGCGCCCTGCGCTGGATCGCGCGCAAGGGCGAGCTTGAACTGGACGCCGACGGCCGCCCGACGCGCTTCGTGGGCGTGGCGCGAGACGTCACCAATCGGATCATGAGTGAGCAAGCGTTGCGCGACGAGCGCGAACAGCTGGCCCAGATGTTCGCCCAGGCGCCGACCTTCATGGCGCTGCTGCGCGGGCCCGAGCACCGGTTCGAGCGGGTCAATCCCGGCTATGTGCAACTGATCGGTCATCGCGATGTGGTCGGACGGACCGTTGCCGAGGCGCTGCCTGAAGCCGTGTCCCAAGGGTTCATAGAGCTTCTCGATCGGGCCTTCGCGACCGGCGAACCGTTTGTCGCGGACGGCCTCAAGTTCGACGTGCAGCCGTCCCCTGGCGGTCCGGTCCACGAGCGCTATCTGGATTTCGTCTATCAGCCGATCCGGGACGCCAATGGCGTGATCACCGGCATCTTCGTGGAGGGCGCCGACGTCACCGAGCGTACGTCGGCCGCGGCCGCGCTGCGTGAGAGCGAGACGCGCTACAGCGCCTTGCTGAACACCACCGACATCGGCTTCTGCATCATCCAGATGAAGTTCGACGAGGCCGATCGGCCCGTCGACTACATGATCGTGGAAGGCAACGCCGCCTATGAGCGGATGACCGGCCTGCACGGCTCGACCGGAAAATGGGTGTCGGCGATCGCCCCGGGACTGGAGCAGCACTGGTTCGACCTCTACGGCGGAGTGGCCAAGAGCGGCGACAAGGTGCGTTTCGAGCAGCCCGCGGCCCAGTTCGGCTGCTGGTACGACGTTCAGGCTTTTCGTATCGGCGATCCGGAGCAGAACCGCGTCGCCATCCTGTTCAACGACATCACCGCAAGGCGACGCACCGAGGCGCGCCAGGCGACGCTGCTGGCGCTCAACGACGCCTTGCGCGACCTGACGGATCCGGCAGAGATCGCCCATGCGGCGTCCGAGGTTCTGGGCAAGGCGCTGGGCGTCAGCCGTGTGGGCTATGGCGTCATCGACCGGGTGGCGGAGACCATCACCATCGAGCGCGATTGGAACGCGCCGGGCGTGCGGTCCATCGCCGGCGTGCTGAACTTCCGCGACTACGGCTCCTACATCGACGATCTCAAGGCCGGGATCACCGTGGCCATCGCCGACGCGGCGGAGGACCCC
The genomic region above belongs to Brevundimonas sp. PAMC22021 and contains:
- a CDS encoding DUF4198 domain-containing protein, which gives rise to MKKTLALLSLAAALAAPLSAQAHRAWLAPTSTSLSGTDAWVGFDAGMSNGVFIPDHAAMRLDNLVVTGPDGSKIQPEHMMQGQYRSTFDVHLTQNGTYKIANVGSGLMASYMLNGERKRWRGPASDYPSALPAGATEVQASRNNSRVETFVTLNAPNETVFQTTGEGLELVPVTHPNDLAAGEAATFKFLRDGQPAADLDVTVARGGLRYRNAPEEMTVKTGADGAFTVTWPEPGMYWMNAAVRTEAQGQTLASNTSYVGVVEVLP
- a CDS encoding PepSY-associated TM helix domain-containing protein, giving the protein MTDLAAPRPAERTAKPRAAVNARRSFWLKQLHQWHWISAAVSLVGMILFAVTGITLNHAASIPAEPVVSEQTAVLPAPLLQRLEGFPAETTDPVPDAVARWASDALDAEIAGRASETTPEEIYVALAMPGGDGWVTIDRETGDALREKTTRGWVAYLNDLHKGRNAGAVWFWFIDVFAVACVIFAVTGLALLWLHARGRPSTWPIVGLGLLTPVVIALLFIH
- a CDS encoding DUF2271 domain-containing protein; protein product: MRLLPIVISTAGLAAAAPAFAADVSVAVELPRIATASYHRPYVAIWIEKPDQTAVQTLAVWYQQTRNNEGDGKDWLKDLRTWWRKGGRAMTMPADGISGATRAAGRQSITVPAARLRGLQPGQYTMVVEAARELGGREVVRVPFRWGAANTANASGSSELGAVRVTVSR
- a CDS encoding CBS domain-containing protein — its product is MRIRDVMSRDVRIARPGDTLQDVSQWMAEGDFGFVPVADGDQLIGTLTDRDITVRAVARGAGPGSSIMEFISREAWTLRDDDDLKVGLDLMAERQVRRAPVIDKHGRLVGVVSLGDLSTRVKEKYAGEALEDISRG
- a CDS encoding sulfite reductase subunit alpha encodes the protein MTGDPVRLLWTLVALLLWLALVAAVAWREARARRRSAPRASPRAEGETVLVAFASQTGFGEELAVMTAETLRRGGSAVRMTPLDQVDTETLRTCGRALLIVSTTGEGDPPDNAARFVRRVMTDEADLSGVRYGLLALGDRDYDQFCGFGHAVDGWLRRAGAEPLYDLVEVDNGDAGAIRHWQHQLNALTGAVDEPDWTPPAYLPWRLTHRMLLNPGSPGGEAYHLRLEPIDHAPEWRAGDIAEVGVPASDAHPAPGAREYSVASLPADGGVEFVIRLARHADGTPGLASGWLTQDCPLGGEVAMRLRANSGFHGPARKTPMILIGNGTGLAGLRAHIKERPTGCETWLLFGERTRAHDAFFEDELRGCLATGFLTRLDRCFSRDEGDGRYVQDLIAANADEMRVWIARGAAVYVCGSLEGMSRGVHAALETMLGEEAVIQLIEDGRYRRDVY
- a CDS encoding FAD:protein FMN transferase; its protein translation is MAPDSEGNRVLIPVGVGLPERPPSDIVWSLSGASMGTTWNARVIAPAGADKAGVQAAIEAELTEVVALFSPWEPSSEISRFNTAPAGMWAVSQGFWDLVDAAMDLGDETNGAVDPTLGALVDLWGFGPPGPRSPLLPTPADDEIEAALKVSGWGRLRLNREARGMMQLGGMRLDVSGIAKGHAVDRVSNRLHAMGATSHLVEIGGELKARGVKPDGQPWWVEIEQPEGSPAPRTVCALLDLAVATSGDYRRAFEHGGRRYPHTIDGSTGRPVDNGLASVTVFHPEAMKADAYATALIVMGPFEGPEFARDLGLAAHFVERTPRGLIERMTPAYQAMMDEGA
- a CDS encoding flavodoxin family protein encodes the protein MDSSSPQAAPEPRKGMPSPRLNREDFEARYRSRFHDPAFDGLKAEVDRIVAVAWDAYENQRKSPVTRKAGDGFADPDYDLAVDWIAANDMIQAAKARHADPEGPMRILLVNGSSRSEHSCPGEMSKSWRLTQIAQEVFDGQNGFETTVLDLSRLTSEFGREIHPCKACFSTAAALCHFPCSCYPNYSLGQVHDWMNDIYPMWVEAHGIFLVTPVNWYQVSSPMKLMMDRMVCCDGGNPDPSSTHGKDAREAKQIELDGWDYPRHLEGRQFSVVVHGDVEGAENVRRSLSDWLRFMKLQPAGPDAELDRYIGYWEPYATSHEALDKDTDIQAEVRIAAEQLARAVRARRDGKLVTTYEGLESPRQK
- a CDS encoding ATP-binding protein; the protein is MERRVTSQGRRASDQAPGSPAWLRVAVLALALAITAYVMLTSRQATRPARDIQAYQELAVAQDARLLAAETRALLLQSDAPADRVAQALPRPAGAPVGAELRLVDGEGRIVASTRIGEDGQALAEALGAAAPPADGQAAPLEIRGEPTLAASVPVGARGLFAVATRPSPGGDGIVDDLWLLVTPLLLGLGVLILMTVQHFRRAQESRAWAASERRFRVAVEAARCGVWEWDLQGEEVTLSDFMAEMLGFDAGGVASAASVLARVHPRYVEEVKHALRQAAAYGAFEVTFPVADAAGKARWIDARGQARGARGEEGFSSILGVALDITEARRSKAQAQAAESRLRDGVESISDAFVLFDRQDRLILWNDAFRDAFALGPDIVRRGALKDELNRIAALAIKSDHSATDGRVGAREVELHDGRWLQLNERFTSDGGSVITAADITAIKLKEAERQRAVDVLRLTVRELESSQEKLSLLARKYEVAKTRAEAANQAKSEFLANMSHELRTPLNAINGFSEIMAGEMFGPLGHPKYKGYAGDIHRSGQHLLSLINDILDMAKIEAGKMTLHYEPVSVAEACEDAVRLMRGKIEDARLRFSLHADPTPEIEADYRGVKQVLLNLLSNAVKFTPEGGAITLSVRQIISDDGEERVRVSCADTGIGIAAEDIERLAQPFEQVEGQHSKTTQGTGLGLSLTKALVELHGGALTIESELGAGATVSFELPVRRPDDKSTQNQPPLQARAA